A DNA window from Carassius gibelio isolate Cgi1373 ecotype wild population from Czech Republic chromosome A8, carGib1.2-hapl.c, whole genome shotgun sequence contains the following coding sequences:
- the LOC128018420 gene encoding hexokinase-4-like, giving the protein MPCLTSARRQRMPSDLESVLERLLLVEQILSEFLLSKEDLEEVMRRMRREMEKGLRVETHNEASIKMLPTYVRSTPEGSEVGDFLALDLGGTNFRVMLVKVSEDEERGWKVETKHHMYSIPEDAMTGTAEMLFDYIAGCISDFLDKHNLKHKKLPLGFTFSFPVRHEDLDKGILLNWTKGFKASGAEGNNVVGLLRDAIKRRGDFEMDVVAMVNDTVATMISCYYEDHSCEVGMIVGTGCNACYMEEMRKVELVEGEEGRMCVNTEWGAFGDNGELEDFRLEYDRVIDETSLNPGHQLYEKLIGGKYMGELVRLVLLKLVNENLLFNGDASDLLKTRGAFETRFVSQIESDTGDRKQIYNILSSLGILPSELDCDIVRLVCESVSTRAAHMCGAGLAGVINLMRERRCQEQLKITVGVDGSVYKLHPHFKERFHKLVWEMNPHCEITFIQSEEGSGRGAALISAVACKMAACILTP; this is encoded by the exons ATGCCGTGTCTTACTTCAGCTCGTAGACAGAGGATGCCGAGTGACTTAGAGTCAGTACTGGAGAGACTTCTCTTG GTGGAGCAAATTCTGTCTGAGTTTCTGCTGAGTAAAGAAGATCTAGAGGAAGTGATGAGGAGAATGCGCAGAGAGATGGAGAAGGGACTGCGAGTGGAGACACACAATGAAGCCAGCATCAAAATGCTGCCCACTTATGTCCGCTCCACACCTGAAGGCTCTG AGGTCGGTGATTTCCTGGCACTGGATCTTGGAGGGACAAACTTTCGAGTGATGCTGGTGAAAGTGAGTGAGGATGAAGAGCGCGGCTGGAAGGTGGAGACGAAGCATCACATGTACTCCATCCCTGAAGACGCCATGACTGGCACAGCTGAAATG TTGTTTGATTACATTGCCGGCTGCATATCTGATTTCCTGGACAAACATAATCTGAAACATAAGAAGCTTCCACTGGGGTTCACCTTCTCTTTTCCAGTCCGTCATGAGGATCTGGACAAG GGCATTCTGCTTAACTGGACGAAAGGCTTCAAGGCCTCTGGCGCTGAGGGAAATAATGTTGTGGGTCTACTGAGAGACGCCATTAAAAGAAGAGGG GACTTTGAAATGGATGTGGTTGCCATGGTGAACGACACAGTAGCCACCATGATCTCCTGCTACTATGAAGACCACAGCTGTGAAGTCGGCATGATAGTAG GGACCGGCTGTAATGCGTGTTATATGGAGGAGATGCGTAAGGTGGAGCTGGTGGAGGGAGAGGAGGGAAGGATGTGTGTGAACACAGAGTGGGGAGCGTTTGGGGACAATGGGGAACTGGAGGACTTCAGGCTGGAGTACGATCGCGTGATTGATGAGACATCACTAAACCCTGGACATCAGCT GTATGAGAAGCTGATCGGTGGGAAGTATATGGGGGAGCTTGTGCGTCTCGTGCTGCTAAAGCTAGTGAATGAAAATCTGCTGTTTAACGGCGACGCCTCAGACCTGCTGAAAACACGAGGAGCTTTTGAAACCCGCTTCGTCTCCCAGATTGAGAG TGACACGGGGGACAGAAAGCAGATCTACAACATCCTGAGCTCACTGGGAATCTTACCCTCGGAGCTGGACTGTGACATTGTGCGTCTGGTCTGCGAGAGCGTGTCCACTCGAGCCGCTCACATGTGCGGGGCCGGCCTCGCTGGCGTCATCAACCTAATGAGAGAACGCCGCTGTCAGGAGCAGCTGAAGATCACTGTGGGAGTCGATGGCTCTGTCTACAAACTACACCCTCA TTTCAAGGAGCGGTTCCATAAGCTTGTGTGGGAAATGAATCCTCACTGCGAGATTACCTTCATCCAATCAGAAGAGGGGAGCGGTCGGGGCGCGGCTCTCATTTCCGCTGTGGcgtgcaagatggccgcctgcATTCTGACACCGTGA